The Molothrus aeneus isolate 106 chromosome 22, BPBGC_Maene_1.0, whole genome shotgun sequence genomic interval aaacccaaaaaaccagttATACTATCAGCTTTACAAGGTTGTGTGATTTCTCTCTCCTGTGTGCACTCACAAGACAGAAGCCATCTCCTCAGACAGTGTTCCTCCTTAAAGGAAAACTTTTGCATAGTCAGGCATTTAGTTCAGCAGCCACTCACAGATGATCATAACAGCAGTAAAACAGATCAAATGGGTGGGGAAGTATGCAACTGGTGTCAGGAAAGGAGTCTGTGACAATCAAATCTTTCAGTCTGTGGGAGGACCTCCTGGCATGAGCTGTGTTGGGAAGATGAGGGTGTTGTGGCAGGCTGGGGGGATGTTATGCAGCAGGAGGACAATGTTGCAGTCAAAGAGTGTCCAGCACTGTAGACCCATGCTATTGGATTGAGCTTTGCAGCCCCCATCAGTCCTACCTGCATCTCTCCAGTTGCGATGGCCACTGAGTCCCACGGCTTCCCTTGAGCACATGTGTACCAACCTTAGCTAGTGAAATGGAGACCTGTTTACTGACATGACTCATTTACTTGGCTGCACATTTTTCCTTAACCCTGGCACCCCAGTTCTGTGCCTGGCTTTGTGCACAAGATGCCTGCAGTCCGTTTTTCAAGGGAGAGGTGGGAATGTCAGTTTCAACCCACTTGAGTGACCATCAGACATCCAGCATTCACCAACAGCTGCCAGATGGATCTCTACAAGTTTGAGAACCAGGAAGAGCCAAGCAAGGTGTCTGATGAGATTTGGGTGTTTGGTGGCTATTGGACCTGTTTCCTGAGGAGTGAAGAAAGTTGTGGGGATGCTTGTGAAACTTGTAATTGAGACCACAGCAAGTGTGCCACTGGGAAGGAAAGACCCAGGCCAGTtctgccctgcaggcagcctttcccagctAGAAAGTGGAGATGGAGGTGGTGTTGTCAGACTCTATCCCACTACCCTTCCTTGTCACCTCCAGGATCTCTTGCAGGGTCTCCTGGCTTATGCAGCCAAGTTCCTGCAGGATCCGGAAGAAGTCATTACGGAACTTGACCCCAATAAAAGCGTAGAGGATGGGGTTGAGGCAGCAGTGTGTGAAGCCAATGGCCTCTGTCACCATGATGGCTGTGTCCAGTTGGTCTTCCAGGAGGCAGTTCTTGGTGAAGGCTTCTAGCTTGGTAAGTGTGTTCAGGAAGATGACAATGTGGTAtgggctccagcacaggaggaagATGCCTGTGACCAGGATGGCCACACGGACAGCTTTTTGCCTCTGCAGGCGCTGGGACTGACACAGTGCCCGGATGATGGCCATGTAGCAGTAACACATGACCAGCAGGGGCACAAAGAAGCCCACGGTGTGGTAGAGGAAGCGAGTTGCCAGCCATGCATTGTTTCCATCAATCCCAACTTCTGGAAAATAGCAAATGCTGCGGTTGCTGTCATCTGTCCAGACTTCCATGAAGATGAGATCGGGTAAAGTCAGAAGCAATGAGCAGAGCCAGACAGCCGTGCAGGTGAGGTGGATGGAGCGAGCTCTGCGTTTGCGGTAGGTGTGGATCGCATAGACGATGGCCAGGTAACGGTCCACTGCGATGCACCCCAGCAGCATGCTACTGCAGTAGAAATTGATCTTGTGGACAGCACTGAGTATCTTACAGAGGAACCTCCCAAATACCCACCCAGCCAGGCTCTCCACCACACTGAATGGGAAGGTGAGCAACAGTGCTAGGTTGGCGAGGGTGAGGtggaaaaggaagttttctgtGGTGGTACGAGACCGCTTGAACCTCTCTAAAATGACCAGGACCAGAGCATTGCCCAGAGTCCCCAACACAAACATCAGCAGATAGATGAGGGGCATGAAGACCTTTCTGAAGGGGTCTCCCTGGTTGCCAACCACAGATGAGGCTGGGTTGAAGCAGAAGTAGCCCTCCAAAGAAGGGGTGGTGTTCTCAGCTTCATAGTAACCACTCAGCTCCACCTGGCTCTGGGGAACAGAGAGAGTCTTGTTAATGGAGGGGAGAGTTTCTCAACACAAGAACCCAGTCCCCCAGCTGCACCTGGCAGACCTAGAGCAGAGCACCCCCATGTCCTGCAGCCCACCTGCATCAGGAGGAGATGCTGTCTGCAGTGTGATGAGGCCCTTCTTGCATTGAAGGCTCCTCTACTGCCAAGAGGTGCAGCAGCAGGTGGAGAGGGTTTTCTCCATCTGTGACAGTGAGGGCTGCTCAGTCTATAATCTTTAACTGGAGtatttggggatgttttggtgTCCAATCAGATGATCAGTTTCATCTTCTGGTTCTTGCCAAGTTAGCTGCTGGCGAATTTTGCTTTCTCACATAGAATGGAACCCTCCTCTACCAgctttcctgatttttcccacCCACTTCCTCTATGGACCActcctgtcctgcctgcctgctgtcAGGTATGAAGGTGGTAGGATTCACCACACAGCACATCTGTACCTCAAATTCTGTGCAGTGAACCTGTCCCCTTCTTCTCATCCTCAGAGGCCTGAGAGCTGCCTATGAAAGAGCAAGGTGAGGTggggtcagcagcagctgccctttGAGATCGCTTCCCATGCACTCAGAGGAAGGTGTGGGGCAGGTGTTCAACACAATGGGAGGAAAGCCTCTGAGGTGCTGTGGTGCCATAGCTACAGGAATAGATGATGGAGAGAGAGATCTGTTCTGTTGATAAAGCTTTCAGTTCTGAATTAATTGCAGtcagagcaggaaagggaagggaaaacacCACTCAGACCCCAGGCTGATATCCAGTAAGGGAAGTGCAATagagctgctgcagatgtgACTTGCCCTTGGCTTGCTGTATCTTCTTGACCAGCCTGCATTCAGGCTGAAGCTGAGGGCAAGTCTTGAGTGCCAGGAAGCTGGAATTCTGCTCAGGATGAGCTCCCTGGATGGTGGTCATGCTTCAGCTGGCCTTGCACAAAAGAGAGCAGTGGAGGAGGCTTGTGGCAATATGAATATTAGTGACAACTGGgaagagctcagcagcagtCACCCTGAGGTCCCCCACCCACACCCTCTCTGGAGACCTATGCTGAGACTTCAGTGTTGACCACAGCGGAAGTCTCTGCTAATGCTTTCATACCTTTCACTGCCATCTGCAGCAGTTTgcacctgctgctccttccctcatCAGCCAAAGTTCCTGTCTAAAAATACCAGCCCTGCTTTACACAGTTTTAGAcctgattttgggggtttttgctCACCCAAGGGGCTACAAAGCAAAATTACTGTGACCAGCCTGGAGTTATACCTAGCTAAGGAAGGGTGATTTATGTTTCTTCTCTCTCAGGCAGCTTTCCCTGGGTAATGCACTGGGTGCCTCTGCACATGACTCTGGGGGCTTATCTAAACTCCTCTGCTACTGAAACCACCTGCATGGTTCCAGGAGGAGCCTGGGCATGCTGATGGGGCATAAGTCTATGGGGCATTACCAGACTTGTAGAGCAgacagcaggcacaggcagTCTCCAAGCAGTGGATGGTAGGAGGGTCCACTTCCCAGGAGCACTCCAGTTTCCCAAGGGAATGAGTCCTTGGGAAAATTGTGGAATAACCCTGCCCAGCTCTTGCTAATCTAACTGTAGGGCTGCAAGCCTTTGGTGAGAAGCATTTTGTATTACTaaagaacttttatttttctgatttaggGTATGATTTTGGGCCTTAAGAAATCCCTCCCAGTTATTTTCCTACCCGGCTGAAAGTATTTCCTGCCTATTCTGTACCTGGACCTTTCAAAAGGAGTTAACAACACACACAGAAATCTGTGATGTGTTGGCCAAGGCCAGATCCTTGAACTTCTCtgataaaaagcaaaacaacctAAAAACCTTTGCAATTTTGTATAGTGACcaaaccaggctgctcaggcagTGCAGGTGACCGTGCTGAAAACCCCAAAGAGATTGTATGTTGGAATGGGAAATTTCACTGGGGATAGGTTGGACTTTGAAGGGAAAAAGCTTtgaagggaaaaatgaaattatggaAAATAGCAGGGTTTGCTGGCTGGAGTGTCAGTCCTCCCTTGGAGCCATGCCAGCACCATCGATGGCAGTGGATGGGCAGCTTGGCTGGTGCTCAGTGGCTTTGGCTGCTGACCAGTTTCCAGCATCACGTGGTATTTGGAGCCGGAAGTGCAGAGGCTGAGTGCCACTATCAGACACCATCTGATTGCTGATGGGGAGCAGGTAGGGAGGGCTCTTACTGTAAACCACTCGTTGTGGGTAGGGGAAGCGTATGTGGAGCTGTGTTTGGATCGTCCTTGCCTGCacctctgagcagagcagcacagagagatAGGAGTGGACAGAGATTAGTTGAAGACAAATAAAAGAGGATGAAAAATCAGAGTCTGGGCTGAGACAGGAAGGGCAGGgaccagagctgcaggagatgcaCTGAATATGACAAGgtgaggcttctgggaattctgCTGCAATTCTAGGACTGGAAGTGGGTGGCTGCCTGATCAGGGATGGGATAAGTCAACAGTGAGCATGCAGAGGGACGTTTGTACAGGTCTTCTGCATGAAGGGTAGGGCTTGCTCTTCCCTGGTGTgtaggaaaaaaggaggaacaGAAAATTTGGTAACAATTGAATCCAACATTTCTCTTTTTGGAATAACTAATCCCAAGgtctgctgcagggagccactgtagtaaaaaaataaattctgagatGCAATATTTGAAAACCAGGGTAATGATAATGCTGCTGTGTCCTTGCCATTGGATAGCACAGCATACTCTATAAGGTGCAGCTGCTCTTTTTCACTTGTAAAGGCTGGGAAGAGAACTATGAGGTAGAATACCTAGTGTCATCACTCCCTGTTAGAAGTAGTACTTGCAGTTTATCTTCCACTCTTTAAAAGTCCTCTCTTGTAAATACACTGCATGTTCCCCTTTCAGCAGAGTGTATGTGGAGCCGGTACGTATGTGGAGCCATATGTATGGAAGCTGGTATGTGGAGCAAGCAAGCAGGGTGGTCATACCAAGGGTTTTCACACACGGAGAGAGAAGAACAGAGGGTTTGCTTGAGTATTCCAGTTGTCAAAGGAGACCAGATCAGGAGTACAGGGCTTTGCACACTGTGTACATAGTCATTTGTACCAACTGAAGCCTGGTGCAAAAGGTGCCTGGCTCAGAATAAGTGTTTTATGCCCACATTGGGCTAATGGCTGTGcagacagcagggcagcaggaagcagaagctgggagaggctggcagCACAGGATAGGACTGCTGGAGCCTCACTCTCCAGGTGAGTCACCTAGCCCTTTGCAGAGCCTCTGGTCTGTGTCCACATGCAAGGACAGTACTTGGGCTTAGTGCTTGCCAGTACAGGTCCTGGTAGCTTTCCCCAACAGAATACCCAGCATCCCTGGATCCCAGTGGCTGTAGCCACACAACGCCAGCTCTCTGCAAGCAACAGCAGAGAGGGATGTTAAGGGATGCAAGGACTGATTACGCTGGCATAAGAAACGGCTcaagctctgcctctgccaacAGGAGGGTTAGAAGATGGATGGCCAGAAACCTGGCCTTTCAGCCCACCCCAGCTCTAACTGCCATCCCTGTTATCAAAGCAAAGCCAGGCCCAACTCACCAAGTCATAGGTCTCTGAGGAGTAGCTGACAGGCCCCATGGTTTGAGGGGCACGATCCGTCTCTCCTCCAGAAATTGCGACAAAGTTCTTTTCTGGGGTGGAGTTAATCATTTAAGTGAGCGGGGAGAAGCACTGAATGTAACAATAGAGTATTTGCAAGGCAAATGAGCTCCAGGCACCTGATTGATGTAAAGATTAACATCTAGCTTTATCATCTTTTTACTAGTGCTGTAAGTTGACTTTTAAAGTACAGTTTTAAGAGTCCATATTCCTTTGGTCTATACCACAGAAGATCCAGAACATCTTAGGTCTTCCCTGGAAACCTTCTTGCCCACAGCTGTCCTTGTTACAGGTGGTCCGAAAGGCTTTGAAAAGGTCTGTGCTAAGGACCATCCTTACCAGAAACCTCCAGGATCCAGGTACttctctggagctgtgcaggactTTGAAGCATGGGTATGGTCTGTATGATCATCACCATCTGCCTTGCGGTCCTCCTGGCTGCTTTAACCACATTGACTTGTAGTTGTCTTCTGCTCCTTCTTCTGCTGCTTCACCCCTCATCTGGGCTTGGGGAAGTGTGAGGTGGCTTGCACAGGAAAGCAAGGCCTTGGCAGCCACACTGCAAGTCTAGAGCAGGGCTAGCTGGGCAGCTTGACTTCACAAGAGTAACAAAGGAGAATCAGGATGGAAAATCAAGATTTTTGCTCGGGGAAATGGGCATTTTGTTCAGTGGTGTCACAGCAACAGACTCACAGTGAGAATGCCCCGGTCTGAGTCAGCAGAGTAGGATGGCATTGCAGCTGGCATTTTGGCAGAAAGCTTTTTCTGTGCGAGCAGCAGAGGTGGTTTGACAAGCAGAGTTCTTGTCCTCCTCGTCTAGATACAGCTGCATCAAGGCCTCTCTACCAGCAAGGACTCTGGTGGGACTTTGGACTGGTGAAGGAGGAGGTGGTGTTATTCTCGTGAGCACTGCTGGATTACAACCATTCCTGTTTCTTAGATCCCGACTGCTTGGGCACCTGCTGCCCCGAGGATGTCGCTGTCCTCCCCTGCCGTGAGGACTTCTGTGTGCACCTGCACGTGCTCATCAGCTTCTGGGCACTGTTTCTCCTgagaggatggagagcagcaaaaccagagGGAGGCCGTAGGGAGCTCCCACTGTGCCTCACTGACAGGGAGAACACAGACTGAGCAAGCCCCGTGCTGCAAGAGCTGAGGGGTAAGGCGAGTGGGGGATCACTGGGCCAGGGAGACAGAAAGGTCAGGAAGAATGTTCTCAACCAGCTACAACTGGAGGGTGGAGCTTGTGCTTTTGCTGCTGAGGGTGGAAAAACAACCACCTAGAGACAGCTGTAGATGTCAGGAACTAGATAAACCCGGGAATGTTCTTGTCCTTTTGCATGTACTTTGCAAaaacatttgaagaaaaaattgtcTGCAAAGCAGTAACTACTAAGATTACACTCCCATTGTGTCTCGCTTTGTCAAAATCCACGTCCAAGTAACACCTGTCTAAAAACAAATGCCAATCCCCAGCCTGTCACGATCGGCGGTTACGACTCCTACAGCTGTGGCTCAGTCCCTCATTGTTACGTTTGTGTTGTTTTAATGGGCACATAGCGAAGCCCCGTTACGTTTCCAGGTTCAAAGGGGAGGGACAGGTCTGAGGGAGCGGCGCGAGCGGCCAGCGCGGTCACGCGGGCAGCCGCACGCTGGGCGGGACGTAACGCGTGGCGCACGCCGAACGTACGTACGTACGTACGGACGGACGGACGTACGCACGTGATGCGTGTGGGGCGGGCCGGTGCCGCCCGCCG includes:
- the CXCR5 gene encoding C-X-C chemokine receptor type 5, which encodes MINSTPEKNFVAISGGETDRAPQTMGPVSYSSETYDLSQVELSGYYEAENTTPSLEGYFCFNPASSVVGNQGDPFRKVFMPLIYLLMFVLGTLGNALVLVILERFKRSRTTTENFLFHLTLANLALLLTFPFSVVESLAGWVFGRFLCKILSAVHKINFYCSSMLLGCIAVDRYLAIVYAIHTYRKRRARSIHLTCTAVWLCSLLLTLPDLIFMEVWTDDSNRSICYFPEVGIDGNNAWLATRFLYHTVGFFVPLLVMCYCYMAIIRALCQSQRLQRQKAVRVAILVTGIFLLCWSPYHIVIFLNTLTKLEAFTKNCLLEDQLDTAIMVTEAIGFTHCCLNPILYAFIGVKFRNDFFRILQELGCISQETLQEILEVTRKGSGIESDNTTSISTF